The genomic DNA TTATGCGCCCGCCTTCATCGCGTATCGGCCCGCTGACGCCGGAAGAACGCGCGAAGATCATCGCCGCAAGCCCGGTTGCCGGGCAGTACGATCAGGTACTGGATCGCGATTCCGCTTTCGAAATGCTGGCCCGCAAGGCGCAGAATGCTGCAGCAGCCCAGCAAAAGACCAAGGAAGAGGAAGAAGGCGGCGGTAGTATCCTTGGCGACCTCGTCGGCACCGCACTTGGTACTGGTCGCCGCTCCGGTCGCCAGACGGTCGCGGAAACGGCCATGAAGTCCGTTGTCCGCTCGGTCGGCAATTCGCTTGGCCGCGCACTTGTGCGCGGCATTCTCGGCGGCTTCAAACGGTAGAAGGTGCCAGTGTCACGCCTTCGCCGGTTTGGCGAGGGCGTAGGCGACAAGGGCATTGGCATGGCCATGCCCCATCTCGAATTCCGACTTCAGCCAGTTGACGATTTCCATATGCTTGTCGCCCTTTCGCTGCTCGATCAGCGAA from Brucella anthropi ATCC 49188 includes the following:
- a CDS encoding DUF4287 domain-containing protein; translation: MSEEKVAKEVVKGPASYFPSIEKKYGQPVQHWLSLIEQRKGDKHMEIVNWLKSEFEMGHGHANALVAYALAKPAKA